One Mesorhizobium sp. L-2-11 genomic region harbors:
- a CDS encoding RT0821/Lpp0805 family surface protein — translation MSRIAQLFDSRQWRLIASANALVAVKATAIVLVALPLAACGAGGFSLEQAEVDRTILTSSTPASALPIDQDRASDQATIRNAVSSADIQELGGQAVPWANSDTGSRGSITELAESRDNGQLCRRFTASRESFDGVALFKGEVCLAGAGAWRMQDFKAL, via the coding sequence TTGTCGCGCATCGCGCAACTTTTTGACAGCAGGCAATGGCGCCTTATTGCTTCGGCCAACGCGCTGGTTGCGGTCAAGGCCACAGCGATCGTGCTGGTCGCCTTGCCGCTTGCCGCCTGCGGTGCCGGCGGCTTCAGTTTGGAGCAGGCGGAGGTCGACCGTACGATCCTCACCAGCAGCACGCCTGCCTCTGCCTTGCCGATCGACCAGGATCGCGCCTCGGACCAGGCGACGATCCGCAACGCGGTGTCTTCAGCCGATATCCAGGAACTTGGCGGGCAGGCCGTTCCCTGGGCGAATTCCGATACCGGTTCGCGCGGCTCGATCACCGAGCTGGCGGAGTCCAGGGACAACGGCCAGCTTTGCCGCCGCTTCACCGCCTCACGCGAAAGCTTCGACGGCGTCGCCCTGTTCAAGGGCGAGGTGTGCCTGGCCGGCGCCGGCGCCTGGCGGATGCAGGACTTCAAAGCGCTCTGA
- the fabI gene encoding enoyl-ACP reductase FabI: MAGGQGIMAGKRGLVLGVANNRSIAYGIAKACVDHGAEIALTYQGEAFKKRVEPLAAELNAHVAGHCDVTDPTTLDAVFDDIAKHWGKLDFLVHAIAFSDKDELTGRYVETTRDNFLRTMDISVFSFTTIAKRAEALMTDGGSLLTLTYYGAEKVMPHYNVMGVAKAALEASVRYLAVDLGAKKIRVNAISAGPIKTLAASGIGDFRYILKWNEYNSPLKQTVTQEEVGDSAVYFLSNLSRGVTGEIHHVDSGYHVVGMKAVDAPDISTVKE; this comes from the coding sequence ATGGCGGGTGGACAAGGCATTATGGCCGGCAAGCGCGGGCTTGTCCTGGGCGTCGCGAACAATCGGTCGATCGCCTATGGCATCGCCAAAGCCTGCGTCGACCATGGCGCCGAGATCGCGCTGACCTATCAGGGCGAGGCGTTCAAGAAGCGCGTCGAGCCGCTGGCGGCGGAACTCAACGCCCATGTCGCCGGGCATTGCGATGTGACCGATCCGACAACCCTCGATGCGGTCTTCGACGACATCGCCAAGCATTGGGGCAAGCTCGATTTCCTCGTCCACGCCATCGCCTTTTCCGACAAGGACGAACTGACAGGCCGCTATGTCGAGACGACGCGCGACAATTTCCTGCGCACGATGGACATTTCGGTGTTTTCCTTCACCACCATCGCCAAGCGCGCTGAGGCGCTGATGACCGATGGCGGCTCGCTGCTGACGTTGACTTATTACGGTGCGGAAAAAGTGATGCCGCACTACAACGTCATGGGTGTTGCCAAGGCTGCGCTCGAAGCCAGCGTGCGCTATCTGGCCGTCGACCTCGGCGCCAAGAAAATCCGCGTCAACGCCATCTCCGCCGGTCCGATCAAGACGCTGGCAGCCTCCGGCATCGGCGATTTTCGCTACATCTTGAAGTGGAACGAATACAATTCGCCGCTAAAGCAGACGGTGACGCAAGAGGAGGTCGGCGATTCAGCGGTCTATTTCCTTTCAAACCTTTCACGCGGCGTCACCGGCGAGATCCACCATGTCGATTCCGGCTACCATGTCGTCGGCATGAAGGCGGTCGACGCGCCCGATATCTCGACCGTCAAGGAATAG
- a CDS encoding RNA polymerase sigma factor has protein sequence MKIPTHPQCVRRRLTSPGPQETGNFDVIETDQFGKQLVAFLPNLRRFAISLCRSRDLADDLVQAACERALANSERFEPGTRFDAWLFRIVRNLWIDHIRRQRTAGPQEDIEQRQDLVGACGERDVEARFILNSVAQAITDLPDDQREIILLVCVEDLSYREAAGVLEIPIGTVMSRLARARKNLAEAVGINPGLPRSPITKGENRNDQMRVC, from the coding sequence ATGAAGATACCGACCCACCCCCAATGCGTGCGGAGGCGGCTGACTTCGCCTGGTCCTCAAGAAACCGGAAACTTCGACGTGATTGAGACTGATCAATTCGGAAAGCAGCTTGTTGCATTTCTTCCGAACCTGCGCCGTTTTGCGATTTCCCTTTGCCGTTCCCGCGATCTTGCCGACGATCTGGTGCAGGCGGCTTGCGAACGCGCGCTTGCCAACTCCGAGCGCTTTGAACCTGGAACCCGTTTTGATGCCTGGTTGTTCCGGATTGTGCGAAATTTGTGGATTGATCACATCAGAAGGCAGCGCACGGCCGGCCCGCAGGAAGACATTGAGCAACGGCAGGACCTTGTCGGCGCCTGTGGCGAGCGAGATGTCGAAGCACGCTTTATCCTGAACAGCGTTGCCCAGGCGATTACCGATCTGCCGGACGATCAGCGCGAAATCATTCTCCTGGTCTGCGTCGAGGACCTTTCCTACAGGGAGGCGGCCGGCGTTCTCGAAATACCGATCGGAACGGTGATGAGCCGGCTGGCCCGCGCCAGAAAAAACCTCGCCGAGGCAGTCGGAATAAATCCCGGCTTGCCACGTTCACCGATCACGAAGGGCGAGAACAGAAATGATCAGATGCGAGTTTGCTGA
- the pdxH gene encoding pyridoxamine 5'-phosphate oxidase has translation MSETELTSSDFSEAAEPFRLFAGWLDDATKSEINDPNSVALATVDAEGMPNVRMVLLKGFDENGFVFYTNFESAKGREILGSMKAAMCFHWKSLRRQVRARGPVEIVTEAEADAYYATRPRGSRIGAWASKQSRPLESRFALEKAVAEYTARHAIGEIPRPKHWSGFRIVPQTIEFWHDRPFRLHDRIVFSRNAEGGWDKTRLYP, from the coding sequence ATGAGCGAAACTGAGTTAACAAGCAGTGACTTTAGCGAAGCTGCCGAGCCATTCCGCCTGTTTGCCGGATGGCTCGACGACGCGACGAAGAGCGAGATCAATGATCCCAACAGCGTGGCGCTGGCGACCGTCGATGCCGAGGGCATGCCGAATGTGCGGATGGTGCTGCTCAAGGGATTCGATGAAAACGGATTTGTGTTCTACACGAATTTCGAGAGCGCCAAAGGCCGCGAGATTCTTGGCAGCATGAAGGCGGCGATGTGCTTTCACTGGAAATCGCTGCGCCGGCAGGTGCGCGCGCGCGGGCCGGTGGAGATCGTTACCGAGGCGGAAGCGGACGCGTATTATGCGACGCGTCCGCGCGGCAGCCGCATCGGGGCATGGGCGTCGAAACAGTCGCGGCCGCTGGAGAGCCGCTTCGCACTGGAAAAAGCCGTTGCCGAATACACGGCGCGCCATGCGATCGGCGAGATCCCACGGCCGAAACACTGGTCGGGCTTCCGCATCGTGCCGCAGACGATCGAGTTCTGGCACGACCGGCCTTTCCGGCTGCACGACCGCATTGTCTTCTCGCGCAACGCTGAGGGCGGCTGGGACAAGACAAGGCTTTATCCCTGA
- a CDS encoding DUF1344 domain-containing protein codes for MRIPIGAVAAMLLISTAAFAGQTEGLIKEIDKETLTLTLDDGKSYKLNAETDLEALKPGMDIVIAYDETNGENIITDMQLPDSDSTE; via the coding sequence ATGCGTATCCCGATCGGCGCCGTTGCCGCCATGTTGCTGATTTCCACCGCCGCCTTTGCCGGCCAAACCGAAGGCCTGATCAAAGAGATCGACAAGGAAACGTTGACGCTGACACTCGACGACGGCAAATCCTACAAGCTGAACGCCGAAACCGATCTCGAAGCGCTGAAACCCGGCATGGACATCGTGATCGCGTACGACGAGACAAACGGCGAGAACATCATCACCGACATGCAATTGCCGGACAGCGATTCAACCGAATAG
- a CDS encoding sensor histidine kinase → MRALYGEIAKATSDAINFRNQGRQEDAVRIFRRDIENRFDAEFENILEAARRDEEEEVVRTELQAEALWRRLTWMTAALALAAVVLCFAAAFLLARSLMRPISLLTEGTEAISRGDLDHRIAFDGRDELGALARRFNEMATHQQDQRDRLLNAKAELEQQVAARTAELAAANQRLTELDRLRVQFLADISHELRTPLTALRGEAEIPLRHGSKPEAVYRDALERIVTQSLEMGRLVDDLVFLSRSETDTIRFEARRTDLVSIVADAVHEGEILGRAKGISIKAAYITRPVWVTADAQRLKQALVIILDNAIKYSPRDRSVNVNITVMDGHAEIAIRDKGLGIPAEEIPKVFERFYRGRSPRASRQLGSGLGLAIAKWLIEKHRGEIALTSEVGSFTEVVVRLPRADATASADANADAAVVVLKKRLRAKAGSE, encoded by the coding sequence ATGCGCGCGCTCTACGGAGAAATCGCCAAAGCCACGTCTGACGCAATCAATTTTCGCAACCAGGGGCGCCAGGAAGACGCGGTCAGGATTTTTCGCCGGGACATCGAGAATCGTTTCGACGCCGAGTTCGAAAACATCCTGGAAGCCGCGCGGCGCGACGAAGAGGAAGAGGTTGTGAGAACCGAGTTGCAGGCAGAAGCACTGTGGCGACGCCTGACCTGGATGACGGCCGCGCTTGCGTTGGCTGCTGTGGTTCTCTGCTTTGCCGCTGCTTTCCTTCTCGCCCGATCATTGATGCGCCCGATCAGCCTTCTGACCGAAGGCACAGAGGCGATCAGTCGTGGTGATCTCGACCACCGGATCGCCTTTGATGGCCGCGACGAACTTGGTGCGCTCGCCAGGCGGTTCAACGAAATGGCCACACATCAGCAAGACCAGCGCGACCGGCTGCTCAACGCCAAAGCAGAACTCGAGCAGCAAGTTGCCGCACGAACGGCAGAGCTTGCCGCGGCGAACCAGCGGTTGACCGAGCTCGACCGGTTGCGCGTCCAGTTCCTTGCCGACATCAGCCATGAACTGCGCACGCCGCTGACGGCGCTTCGCGGTGAAGCGGAAATTCCGCTGCGCCATGGTTCAAAGCCAGAGGCAGTGTACCGCGATGCGCTCGAACGGATTGTCACTCAGAGCCTGGAGATGGGACGCCTCGTCGACGATCTCGTGTTTCTGTCTCGTTCGGAAACCGATACAATACGCTTCGAGGCCCGCCGAACGGACCTCGTGAGCATCGTCGCCGATGCCGTCCACGAGGGCGAAATCCTGGGGCGCGCCAAGGGCATCTCGATCAAGGCGGCCTACATCACACGTCCGGTTTGGGTCACTGCCGACGCGCAGCGGCTCAAACAGGCTCTCGTCATAATTCTGGACAATGCCATAAAATATTCTCCGCGCGATCGCTCGGTGAACGTGAATATAACGGTTATGGACGGGCATGCAGAGATTGCGATACGCGACAAGGGTTTGGGCATTCCAGCCGAGGAAATACCCAAAGTGTTCGAGCGATTTTATCGTGGCCGAAGCCCAAGGGCGTCGCGCCAACTTGGCAGTGGCCTCGGTCTGGCGATTGCGAAATGGCTCATCGAAAAGCATCGTGGCGAGATTGCGCTCACCAGCGAGGTCGGGTCTTTTACTGAAGTCGTGGTCCGGCTTCCACGCGCTGATGCAACCGCGTCTGCGGATGCGAACGCGGATGCCGCCGTGGTCGTTCTGAAAAAGAGGCTGCGTGCAAAAGCCGGCTCGGAATAA
- a CDS encoding DnaJ C-terminal domain-containing protein has product MRDPYEVLGVAKNASAKDIKSAYRKLAKEYHPDQNPDPRAKERFAAANQAYEIVGDEKNRAAFDRGEIDAEGKPRFQGFEGAAGGADPFAGFRRQQGPGGSRFEFRSGRPSGDPFDGSSDIFSQIFGETFSRGAGMGAGRQAPSGADLNVTLDITIEEAATAEKVTAMFPDGRKVAVKLPAYVEDGQTIRLKGQGEQGPGQPGDALVKIRFRRHPRYRVEGRDLHADLPIALADAVLGAKVAVETPTGRVAVNVPAWSSSDKVLRLKGRGLPEKVGGHGDLYAHVRLMLPEGGDSDLEALMRNRKR; this is encoded by the coding sequence ATGCGCGACCCCTATGAGGTGCTGGGCGTTGCCAAGAACGCATCGGCCAAGGATATAAAATCGGCATACCGCAAACTCGCCAAGGAGTATCATCCGGACCAGAATCCGGATCCCAGGGCGAAGGAGCGGTTTGCCGCGGCCAACCAGGCCTACGAGATCGTCGGCGACGAGAAGAACCGTGCGGCTTTCGATCGCGGCGAGATCGATGCCGAGGGCAAGCCGCGCTTTCAAGGCTTCGAGGGCGCCGCCGGCGGCGCCGATCCGTTCGCCGGTTTTCGCCGGCAGCAAGGGCCGGGCGGCTCGCGTTTCGAGTTTCGCTCAGGCCGTCCGAGCGGCGATCCGTTCGACGGCAGCAGCGACATCTTCAGCCAGATTTTTGGCGAGACCTTCTCTCGCGGCGCCGGCATGGGCGCCGGCCGGCAGGCGCCGTCCGGCGCTGACCTGAATGTGACGCTCGACATCACCATCGAAGAAGCGGCGACTGCCGAGAAGGTAACGGCGATGTTCCCCGACGGGCGCAAGGTCGCCGTCAAGCTGCCAGCCTATGTCGAGGACGGCCAGACCATCCGGCTGAAAGGCCAGGGCGAGCAAGGGCCAGGGCAACCGGGCGATGCGCTGGTCAAGATCCGCTTCCGGCGGCATCCGCGCTACCGTGTCGAAGGCCGCGACCTCCATGCCGACCTGCCGATTGCGCTGGCGGATGCCGTGCTGGGTGCCAAGGTGGCCGTCGAAACGCCGACCGGCAGGGTTGCAGTCAATGTTCCCGCCTGGTCGAGCTCGGACAAAGTCCTGCGGCTGAAGGGCAGGGGCCTGCCGGAAAAAGTCGGCGGTCACGGCGATCTCTACGCGCATGTGCGGCTGATGCTGCCTGAGGGTGGCGACAGCGATCTCGAAGCATTGATGCGCAACCGCAAACGCTAG
- a CDS encoding histidine phosphatase family protein yields the protein MYPLVYIARHGQTVWNAESRLQGQADTDLNPLGREQATRNGRRLAEFVHNPEDFDFVASPMRRTRETMERIRMAMGLDPQAYRTDPRLVEMSFGDWQGFTFPELEARHFGSARERRLDKWNFLPPGEGAESYQMLLERVKPWFDALDRQTVCVTHGGVVRALFRMVLGMPEKEAARLNVPHDRLLRLEGRRLEWL from the coding sequence ATGTATCCGCTCGTCTACATCGCGCGCCATGGCCAGACGGTGTGGAACGCCGAGTCCCGGCTGCAAGGACAGGCCGATACCGATCTCAACCCGCTCGGCCGCGAGCAGGCGACCCGCAATGGCCGTCGACTGGCCGAATTCGTTCATAACCCCGAAGATTTCGATTTTGTCGCCAGCCCGATGCGGCGAACGCGTGAGACCATGGAACGCATTCGCATGGCGATGGGGCTCGATCCCCAAGCTTACCGCACCGATCCCCGCCTTGTCGAAATGAGTTTCGGCGACTGGCAGGGTTTCACCTTTCCCGAACTCGAGGCCCGGCATTTCGGCTCGGCCAGGGAGAGGCGTCTCGACAAGTGGAATTTCCTGCCGCCCGGCGAGGGCGCCGAAAGCTACCAAATGCTGCTCGAACGGGTAAAGCCGTGGTTCGACGCGCTGGATCGCCAGACGGTCTGCGTGACCCATGGCGGCGTCGTGCGCGCCCTGTTCCGCATGGTGCTGGGAATGCCCGAGAAAGAAGCCGCAAGACTAAATGTGCCGCACGATCGCTTGCTCAGGCTGGAGGGCCGACGCCTGGAGTGGCTCTGA
- a CDS encoding anti-sigma factor family protein — MAFADGELDDATAAAIEKAMQPDIASQVALFLETRIQVKEALMPVLDEPVPDRLSQSVQRMIDEARRRSVPSHASQRARVVAFGAGDNRAMPRPQGSRIMPLAASLVAVAFGFGGYFFGFAIQNQPHGLEVAGQNSPLSEALGQVASGAETVLAGSTDRIRAVATFRDGTGSLCREFEIDSANRSTVISVACHSDIGWAVNFAVVAPTRDGGYAPASSTEALDSYLAATGAHEPLSREDEAAALRSLGRVEE, encoded by the coding sequence ATGGCCTTTGCAGACGGCGAACTTGACGACGCGACTGCCGCAGCCATCGAGAAAGCCATGCAACCGGATATCGCCAGCCAGGTCGCCCTGTTCCTGGAAACCCGCATTCAGGTCAAAGAGGCACTGATGCCGGTTCTCGATGAACCCGTTCCCGACCGGCTCAGCCAGTCCGTGCAGCGAATGATCGACGAGGCCAGGCGGCGCAGCGTTCCATCGCACGCCAGCCAGCGCGCGCGTGTCGTTGCCTTCGGGGCGGGGGACAATCGTGCAATGCCGCGCCCCCAGGGATCCCGGATCATGCCGTTGGCTGCTTCGCTGGTTGCAGTCGCTTTTGGGTTCGGCGGATATTTTTTTGGCTTTGCCATCCAAAACCAGCCGCATGGACTTGAGGTGGCAGGGCAGAACAGCCCACTTTCAGAGGCGCTCGGGCAGGTGGCGTCCGGCGCAGAAACCGTGCTGGCAGGCTCCACCGACAGGATCCGTGCCGTAGCCACGTTTCGCGATGGAACCGGTTCCTTGTGCCGCGAATTCGAAATCGATTCCGCCAACCGCTCGACCGTCATATCCGTGGCGTGCCACTCGGATATTGGTTGGGCGGTGAATTTTGCCGTCGTTGCGCCCACGCGCGATGGCGGATATGCACCGGCCTCGTCTACGGAAGCGCTCGATTCCTATCTCGCGGCAACCGGAGCGCATGAGCCTCTGTCACGGGAAGACGAGGCAGCGGCATTGAGATCGTTGGGCCGGGTAGAAGAGTAA
- the aroC gene encoding chorismate synthase, with amino-acid sequence MSHNTFGHLFRVTTWGESHGPALGCVVDGCPPGIRFTRAEVQAELDKRRPGQSRFVTQRREPDEVKILSGFILDDDGETMITTGTPVSMVIENVDQRSKDYGEIARQYRPGHADYTYDIKYGLRDYRGGGRSSARETAARVAAGALARKVVPGMIVRGALVSMGEKSIDRANWNWNFVGDAENPFFTPDPASVAVFAAYLDGIRKAGSSVGAVIEIVADGVPAGLGAPIYAKLDQDIASGLMSINAVKGVEIGNGFEAARITGEENADEMRIGNDGKPVFLSNNAGGILGGISTGQAIVARFAVKPTSSILTPRKSIDKDGNDVEIMTKGRHDPCVGIRAVPIGEAMVACAIADHYLRHRGQTGRGVGQ; translated from the coding sequence ATGTCTCACAATACTTTTGGCCATCTTTTCCGCGTCACCACCTGGGGCGAAAGCCATGGCCCAGCGCTCGGCTGCGTGGTCGACGGCTGTCCGCCCGGCATCCGCTTCACGCGCGCCGAGGTCCAGGCCGAACTCGACAAACGCCGCCCGGGTCAATCGCGTTTCGTGACGCAGCGTCGCGAACCCGACGAGGTCAAGATCCTGTCCGGCTTCATCCTGGATGACGACGGCGAGACCATGATCACCACCGGCACGCCGGTGTCGATGGTCATCGAGAATGTCGACCAGCGCTCCAAGGATTATGGCGAGATCGCCCGCCAATACCGACCGGGTCATGCCGATTATACCTACGACATCAAATACGGCCTGCGCGATTATCGCGGTGGCGGCCGTTCGTCGGCCCGCGAGACGGCGGCGCGGGTGGCGGCCGGAGCCTTGGCCCGCAAAGTCGTGCCCGGCATGATCGTGCGCGGCGCGCTGGTGTCGATGGGAGAAAAATCGATCGACCGCGCCAACTGGAACTGGAATTTCGTGGGCGACGCCGAAAACCCATTCTTTACGCCCGATCCGGCATCGGTCGCCGTCTTCGCCGCCTATCTTGATGGCATCCGCAAGGCGGGTTCCTCGGTCGGCGCGGTAATTGAGATCGTCGCCGACGGCGTTCCGGCAGGCCTGGGCGCGCCGATCTACGCCAAGCTCGATCAGGACATCGCCTCGGGCCTGATGTCGATCAATGCCGTCAAGGGTGTCGAGATCGGCAACGGGTTCGAGGCCGCTCGCATCACCGGCGAAGAGAATGCCGACGAGATGCGCATCGGCAATGACGGCAAACCGGTCTTCCTGTCCAACAATGCCGGCGGCATCCTCGGCGGCATCTCGACTGGCCAGGCGATCGTCGCGCGCTTCGCCGTCAAGCCGACCTCGTCGATCCTGACCCCGCGAAAGTCGATCGACAAGGACGGCAACGACGTCGAGATCATGACCAAGGGACGTCACGATCCGTGCGTCGGCATCCGCGCCGTGCCGATCGGCGAGGCGATGGTTGCCTGCGCGATCGCCGATCACTATCTGCGTCATCGGGGACAGACAGGGAGGGGAGTAGGGCAGTAG
- a CDS encoding DUF1194 domain-containing protein gives MVLGQDAELAQYFRSSVIGGSGAFAMDIADAKDTGEFMTRKLVRDLLASAPADAPRFRIE, from the coding sequence TTGGTCCTGGGGCAGGATGCGGAACTTGCGCAATATTTCCGCTCCAGCGTGATCGGCGGTAGCGGAGCGTTCGCCATGGACATCGCGGATGCGAAAGATACCGGTGAATTCATGACGAGGAAACTTGTTCGCGACCTGTTGGCGTCCGCGCCGGCGGATGCGCCTCGTTTCAGGATCGAGTGA
- a CDS encoding response regulator transcription factor translates to MSRILLVEDDDRIVGFIKRGLEAEGYVVDVTDSGGDALAMVRETPYALIVLDRLLPGIDGLEVCRMLRREQHQHLVLMLTARDSLQDKVEGLKGGADDYLTKPFAFDELIARMEALLRRGSSTGADPVLRVGDLALDPVGKKVWRGEREISLTAKEFRLLAYLMSHSGAVISRTRLLNNVWDLSFDPETKVVDVYIRYLRSKIESVDEKPLIKTVRGFGYVISA, encoded by the coding sequence ATGTCAAGGATTCTGCTGGTAGAGGACGACGATCGAATCGTCGGCTTCATCAAGCGAGGACTCGAAGCCGAGGGTTACGTTGTCGACGTGACCGACAGTGGCGGGGATGCGCTGGCGATGGTGCGGGAGACGCCATATGCGCTGATCGTTCTCGACCGCCTGCTTCCAGGGATCGACGGCCTCGAAGTATGTCGCATGCTGCGGCGCGAGCAGCACCAGCATCTTGTCCTGATGCTCACGGCAAGAGACAGCCTGCAGGACAAGGTCGAAGGGCTGAAAGGCGGTGCCGACGACTACCTGACCAAACCTTTCGCCTTCGACGAACTGATCGCGCGCATGGAGGCGCTGCTTCGTCGCGGCTCCAGCACAGGCGCAGACCCAGTCCTCAGGGTTGGCGATCTGGCGCTTGATCCGGTCGGCAAGAAGGTCTGGCGCGGCGAACGCGAGATCAGCCTGACGGCCAAGGAATTCAGGCTGCTCGCGTATCTGATGTCGCACTCCGGCGCTGTGATCAGCAGAACCCGGCTGCTCAACAATGTTTGGGATCTGAGCTTCGACCCGGAAACGAAGGTGGTCGACGTCTACATCCGCTACCTTCGCAGCAAGATCGAAAGCGTGGACGAAAAGCCACTCATAAAAACCGTGCGGGGGTTCGGCTACGTGATATCGGCTTGA
- a CDS encoding crotonase/enoyl-CoA hydratase family protein, translating into MTDHILVERQGAIQIIRINRPDKKNALTRAMYAKMSKALAEGDADPAIRVHVFLGVSGAFSSGNDLADFMVVATGGEGGTEVWDFLMALARTEKPMISGVDGIAVGIGTTLNLHCDLTFATPRTLFRTPFVDLGLVPEAGSSLLAPQILGRQDAFALLGLGEGFSAERAKAAGLIYAVVEENELESAVLAAAGQIAAKPPQALKIARDLMRGSREELVARIGQESEHFRERLKSDEARAALVAFMTRKKG; encoded by the coding sequence GTGACAGACCACATCCTCGTCGAGCGCCAGGGCGCCATCCAGATCATCCGCATCAATCGTCCGGATAAGAAGAACGCCTTGACGCGGGCCATGTATGCGAAAATGTCCAAAGCCCTTGCCGAGGGCGACGCCGATCCGGCGATCCGCGTCCATGTATTCCTCGGTGTTTCGGGCGCCTTCTCGTCCGGCAACGACCTTGCCGATTTCATGGTCGTCGCCACCGGCGGCGAAGGCGGCACCGAAGTCTGGGATTTCCTGATGGCGCTGGCCAGGACGGAAAAGCCGATGATCTCCGGCGTCGACGGCATTGCGGTCGGCATCGGCACAACGCTCAACCTGCATTGCGACCTGACCTTCGCCACGCCGCGCACACTATTCCGCACGCCCTTCGTCGATCTCGGCCTGGTCCCCGAGGCCGGGTCGAGCCTGCTTGCGCCGCAGATCCTGGGCCGGCAAGACGCCTTCGCGCTGCTTGGCCTGGGCGAAGGCTTTTCGGCCGAGCGGGCGAAGGCCGCCGGACTGATCTACGCAGTGGTCGAGGAGAACGAACTCGAGTCCGCCGTGCTTGCCGCCGCCGGCCAGATCGCGGCCAAGCCGCCGCAAGCGCTGAAGATCGCGCGTGACCTGATGCGCGGCTCGCGTGAAGAGCTTGTTGCCCGCATCGGCCAGGAAAGCGAGCATTTCCGCGAGCGGCTGAAGTCCGACGAGGCCCGCGCCGCCTTGGTGGCCTTCATGACCAGGAAGAAGGGATAG